One Actinomycetes bacterium DNA window includes the following coding sequences:
- a CDS encoding glucose 1-dehydrogenase — MKAVTVQPGVTDSVRFEEVPEPDQTTGSILVEAVAVGICGTDVEIASGAYGWAPPGRDRLILGHESLGRVVDPGPDRSVRAGDLIVGIVRRPDPVPCPNCAVGEWDMCTNGQYTERGIKEIDGFMSERWRIEPGYFTKLDPSLGRLGVLLEPTTVVTKAWELVGAMRARAFWEPRTVLVTGAGPIGMLAALIGVQHGGEVHVLDQVTEGAKPQLVRDLGATYHSGPIPDLGFKPDVIIECTGVGPVIVDSIRQVGPGGVVCLTGVGSGGASSGLSPADLGKELVLQNNVVIGSVNANRRHFYRAAQALAAADRAWLARLVTRRVPPQDVADALQRGPDDIKVVLDFGA, encoded by the coding sequence ATGAAGGCCGTCACGGTTCAGCCGGGGGTCACGGACTCGGTTCGCTTCGAGGAGGTCCCCGAACCGGACCAGACCACCGGGTCGATCCTGGTCGAGGCGGTCGCGGTGGGCATCTGCGGCACCGACGTCGAGATCGCCTCCGGCGCGTACGGCTGGGCCCCTCCCGGGCGGGACCGGCTGATTCTGGGTCACGAGTCACTGGGCCGGGTCGTCGACCCTGGGCCGGACCGCAGCGTGCGGGCTGGTGACCTGATCGTCGGGATCGTCCGGCGTCCCGACCCGGTGCCCTGCCCGAACTGCGCCGTGGGGGAGTGGGACATGTGCACCAACGGGCAGTACACCGAGAGGGGCATCAAGGAGATCGACGGGTTCATGTCCGAACGCTGGCGGATCGAACCGGGGTACTTCACCAAGCTTGACCCCTCGCTCGGCCGCCTCGGGGTACTGCTCGAGCCGACCACCGTGGTGACCAAGGCCTGGGAGCTGGTCGGGGCCATGCGAGCCCGAGCGTTCTGGGAGCCACGAACCGTGCTGGTCACCGGTGCCGGCCCGATCGGCATGCTCGCCGCCCTCATCGGCGTCCAGCACGGTGGCGAGGTGCACGTCCTCGACCAGGTCACCGAGGGTGCCAAGCCGCAGCTAGTGCGTGATCTCGGCGCCACCTACCACTCCGGGCCCATCCCCGACCTGGGCTTCAAGCCCGACGTGATCATCGAGTGCACCGGGGTAGGCCCAGTCATCGTCGACTCGATCCGTCAGGTCGGTCCGGGCGGAGTCGTGTGCCTGACCGGAGTGGGCAGCGGTGGCGCAAGCAGCGGACTGTCTCCCGCCGACCTCGGCAAGGAGCTGGTCCTGCAGAACAACGTGGTCATCGGCTCGGTCAACGCCAACCGCCGGCACTTCTACCGAGCCGCCCAGGCGCTCGCCGCGGCCGACCGGGCCTGGCTGGCCCGGCTGGTCACCCGGCGGGTCCCCCCGCAGGATGTCGCCGACGCGCTGCAGCGCGGCCCCGACGACATCAAGGTCGTCCTGGACTTCGGAGCCTGA
- a CDS encoding 4Fe-4S dicluster domain-containing protein yields MSDYILRHDEASCIGCQACEVHCKTNKNVEAGPAPCKIITFGPVEVGGHPRMRFVFMPCFHCEDPWCVRACPTGAMQKREKDGIVFVESSLCIGCKSCIAACPWGTPQWDPATRKVVKCDYCMDRIDAGLQPACVTTCVTGCLSFGVATEVPDPRRERYARQLIAEPLGSDEDSP; encoded by the coding sequence ATGAGCGACTACATCCTTCGCCACGACGAAGCGAGCTGCATCGGCTGCCAGGCCTGCGAGGTGCACTGCAAGACCAACAAGAACGTCGAGGCCGGACCGGCCCCGTGCAAGATCATCACCTTCGGCCCGGTCGAGGTCGGCGGACACCCGCGCATGCGGTTCGTGTTCATGCCCTGCTTCCACTGCGAGGACCCGTGGTGCGTGCGGGCCTGCCCGACCGGCGCCATGCAGAAGCGCGAGAAGGACGGCATCGTCTTCGTCGAGTCCAGTCTGTGCATCGGCTGCAAGAGCTGCATCGCCGCGTGCCCCTGGGGCACCCCACAGTGGGATCCGGCCACGCGCAAGGTGGTCAAGTGCGACTACTGCATGGACCGCATCGATGCCGGGCTGCAGCCGGCCTGCGTCACGACGTGCGTGACCGGTTGCCTGTCCTTCGGCGTCGCCACCGAGGTGCCAGACCCGCGCCGCGAGCGATACGCCCGCCAGCTCATCGCCGAACCGCTGGGGAGCGACGAGGACTCGCCATGA
- a CDS encoding FAD-dependent oxidoreductase translates to MSELQLLPAWLDAGAAALAGAEPPAQTLDAALPGLSRAQSLTPVQRLQQVQESALAESGGAGEPIHLAWRRFLRGRGPSTLVIDATGFDERARGTAAVLDGAPWLLAEGVLIAAGLRDSLKVELRLPSELTGREAALLNAVDAMRSLAEAAIPRRQVEIQRDCPASPWGEGHATDGSRLIHTPETWCRLALLFAGESGLDASLLTLRRGMKQRGLVEFARSAQLRRQIEGWGGGVEVEGRDAVLVLDDGLGGFLPLSEADLSCEPLSLSSAGIIPAPSTLMVMAQGVCVVKATRRALYRHWLLADGDAAAVRPLLARAARLATEITLGRGGAGHLTALDEVALELAVQGLAASWPLGSSLRYYREQWEQHARRESCPEGVCLEDRPAPCHGTCPANIDIPSFIAHLGHGDYRSTIEVIRRDNPLPLTCGLVCPAPCESACVRRGSNGAVFIRPLKAKAAEHCLAEGGYPKPELAADTGKRIGIIGSGPSGLAAAYYLRTYGHQVEVFESQDKAGGMLRYGIPAYRLPPDLLEQELDQIRVLGVPIHTGTPVGSLETFRKGYDAVFLGLGTQQSRLIPIDGVHQPFVLGGIDFLRSVRSGDQVRVGPRVVVVGGGNVAIDVALTALRQGAQHVDLVSLEKRREMPASPHEIENAAAEGVQLHPGWGPVRIDEDGEVTFQLCEQVHDENGRFAPLFDTARPLKLAADHVILATGQGTDLAILDGSGVANTHGFIVADSKTLMTDVPGIFAGGDAEHGPRTAVEAIRSGKIAAAAIDAWLRETPLSAATGRAVRRAEVAPLHVEADERTHRRRAAMPERSVEEVLGEGNYVRIELGMTDAMAHDEARRCLRCDVCIGCGLCMAACSEMGVDALRMADTQAGRLAYFDFTRPADLCIGCGACTQVCPTGAIHLEDVDGVRRTVITGTVVREQPLLTCIDCGAPTQTPAHRDFIRDRLPDHMAAHLDRELCPACVRRRADRPVVTAPGRRR, encoded by the coding sequence ATGAGCGAGCTTCAGCTGCTGCCAGCGTGGCTCGACGCTGGCGCTGCGGCCCTGGCCGGCGCCGAGCCGCCCGCGCAGACTCTGGACGCGGCGTTGCCGGGCCTGTCCCGGGCGCAGTCCCTGACGCCCGTGCAGCGGCTGCAGCAGGTGCAGGAGTCGGCCCTGGCTGAGTCCGGCGGCGCCGGCGAACCGATCCATCTGGCCTGGCGCCGGTTCCTTCGCGGCCGCGGGCCCTCGACGCTGGTCATCGACGCAACCGGCTTCGACGAGCGGGCCCGCGGCACGGCTGCGGTTCTCGATGGCGCCCCGTGGCTGCTGGCCGAGGGAGTGCTGATCGCGGCCGGACTGCGGGACAGTCTCAAGGTCGAGCTGCGCCTGCCGAGCGAACTGACCGGCCGTGAGGCGGCCCTGCTCAACGCTGTCGACGCCATGCGGTCGCTCGCCGAGGCCGCGATCCCCCGCCGGCAGGTGGAGATCCAGCGCGACTGCCCGGCCAGCCCCTGGGGGGAGGGGCACGCGACCGACGGGTCGCGGCTGATCCACACCCCGGAGACCTGGTGCCGGCTGGCCCTGCTGTTCGCCGGCGAGTCCGGTCTGGATGCGTCCTTGCTCACGCTGCGGCGCGGCATGAAGCAGCGCGGCCTGGTCGAGTTCGCGCGTTCCGCGCAACTGCGGCGCCAGATCGAGGGCTGGGGTGGCGGTGTCGAGGTGGAAGGTCGCGACGCTGTGCTCGTCCTCGACGACGGGCTCGGCGGCTTCCTGCCGCTGTCGGAGGCGGACCTGTCCTGCGAGCCCCTGTCGTTGTCGTCCGCGGGCATCATCCCGGCGCCGTCCACCCTGATGGTGATGGCGCAGGGCGTGTGCGTCGTCAAAGCGACCCGACGTGCGCTCTATCGCCATTGGCTCCTCGCCGACGGCGACGCGGCAGCGGTGCGTCCGTTGCTGGCCCGCGCTGCGCGTCTGGCGACTGAGATCACCCTCGGCCGGGGTGGTGCCGGCCATCTCACCGCCCTCGACGAGGTGGCGCTCGAGCTCGCGGTACAGGGGCTCGCGGCCAGCTGGCCGCTGGGCAGCTCGTTGCGCTACTACCGGGAGCAGTGGGAGCAGCACGCCCGGCGTGAGTCCTGCCCCGAAGGGGTCTGCCTGGAGGACCGGCCGGCGCCGTGCCACGGGACGTGTCCGGCCAACATCGACATCCCGAGCTTCATCGCCCACCTGGGCCACGGCGACTACCGGTCCACCATCGAGGTCATCAGGCGGGACAACCCGCTGCCGCTGACCTGCGGCCTGGTCTGTCCCGCGCCGTGCGAGTCTGCGTGCGTGAGACGGGGCAGCAACGGGGCTGTCTTCATCCGGCCGCTGAAGGCCAAGGCAGCCGAGCACTGCCTGGCCGAGGGCGGCTACCCCAAGCCGGAGCTGGCCGCTGACACCGGCAAGCGCATCGGCATCATCGGCTCCGGGCCGTCCGGCCTGGCCGCTGCCTACTACCTGCGCACCTACGGTCACCAGGTCGAGGTCTTCGAGTCGCAGGACAAGGCCGGCGGAATGCTGCGCTACGGCATCCCGGCCTACCGCCTGCCGCCGGATCTGCTCGAGCAGGAACTCGACCAGATCCGGGTGCTGGGGGTACCCATCCACACCGGCACCCCGGTCGGCAGCCTCGAGACGTTCCGCAAGGGCTACGACGCGGTGTTCCTCGGTCTGGGCACCCAGCAGTCGCGCCTCATCCCGATCGACGGTGTCCACCAGCCCTTCGTGCTGGGCGGCATCGACTTCCTGCGGTCCGTGCGCAGCGGCGATCAGGTGCGGGTCGGGCCGCGGGTCGTCGTCGTGGGCGGAGGGAACGTCGCCATCGACGTCGCCTTGACGGCGCTGCGGCAAGGCGCGCAGCACGTCGACCTGGTCTCCCTGGAGAAGCGCCGCGAGATGCCCGCCAGCCCGCACGAGATCGAGAACGCAGCCGCCGAAGGCGTGCAGCTGCACCCGGGCTGGGGCCCGGTGCGCATCGACGAAGACGGCGAGGTCACCTTCCAGCTCTGCGAACAGGTCCACGACGAGAACGGCCGCTTCGCCCCCCTGTTCGACACGGCGCGCCCGCTGAAGCTCGCCGCGGACCACGTGATCCTGGCCACCGGTCAAGGCACGGACCTGGCGATCCTCGACGGCAGCGGCGTGGCCAACACGCACGGCTTCATCGTCGCGGACTCCAAGACGCTGATGACCGACGTGCCGGGCATCTTCGCCGGCGGAGACGCCGAGCACGGCCCACGGACGGCCGTGGAGGCGATCCGCTCCGGGAAGATCGCCGCGGCCGCCATCGACGCCTGGCTGCGCGAAACGCCCCTGAGCGCCGCCACCGGCCGGGCGGTTCGCCGCGCCGAGGTGGCTCCCCTGCACGTCGAAGCCGACGAGCGCACTCACCGCCGCCGCGCCGCGATGCCCGAAAGAAGCGTCGAGGAGGTCCTCGGCGAGGGCAACTACGTCCGCATCGAGCTGGGCATGACCGATGCGATGGCGCACGACGAGGCCCGCCGCTGCCTGCGCTGCGACGTCTGCATCGGCTGCGGCCTGTGCATGGCCGCCTGCAGCGAGATGGGCGTCGATGCGCTGCGGATGGCCGACACGCAGGCCGGTCGGCTCGCCTACTTCGACTTCACCCGGCCAGCGGACCTGTGCATCGGCTGCGGCGCCTGCACGCAGGTCTGCCCGACGGGAGCGATCCACCTCGAGGACGTCGACGGCGTCCGGCGCACGGTCATCACCGGGACCGTGGTTCGCGAGCAGCCCCTGCTGACCTGCATCGACTGCGGCGCACCGACCCAGACGCCGGCCCACCGGGACTTCATCCGTGACCGCCTGCCCGATCACATGGCCGCGCACCTGGACCGTGAGCTGTGCCCCGCATGTGTGCGACGCCGGGCCGATCGTCCCGTAGTGACAGCACCCGGCCGTCGGCGATGA
- a CDS encoding molybdopterin-dependent oxidoreductase — MSSTVAPNVSDVGGPGRRTVYSMCGMCAVRCPIEVTVEDGRVTWLQGNPHDKALGTSLCAKGAAGLSLEFDDQRPQTPLIRTGPRGGGQWRRASWDEALDYIADKLNETIEAFGPCGIALSDRGGPFVDLTRTFVRALGSPNYFNHDAGCTGNAHNAARSIYGFGHEGLIFDLKNTKHLVLYGRNVLESLMVKEAKAFMAALANGMRCTYIDPRATITASKATRYWQVRPNSDYALNLALIHEILKQGVYDQDFVARFVSGMDSLREAVQDTTPEWQEAHTGLPAEQLRGFVEEIAADVPRVIFHPGWMSARHKQSFYVSRTALILNALMGNIEIPGGFVLGKSPEQYGRKGLNHLTDRVPEVVEPRVDGAGADRPQWDPAIGMLHQAFAAMETGQPYGIGAYFAYRHDPLTGLPDPEATQRALDKLTLLVSIDVRYSETGWFADVILPESTYLERANILGQMNGPVPVFTMRDQAIAPRFDSRPAWWIFREILRRMGVKEALDFETIEELWNYQLDGTGVTIAQLRETGIVALADAPTLTPRDELRFPTPSGRIEIDSETLTGAGLASLPPYQPKEPPTDDRFVLLFAKTATLAQGQSLNNPILHEVAPEQVLWIHPDRARPLGIRDGEEVEVNGGGRYVGRIKARVTPWIHPEAVFMLHGYGATVPLATRARGFGVADQRLQHGKLYDFDPAGGGCAMTETIVQVKPAAAAGADR; from the coding sequence GTGAGTTCCACCGTGGCACCGAACGTGAGCGATGTCGGCGGGCCTGGCCGGCGCACGGTCTACAGCATGTGCGGCATGTGCGCGGTGCGGTGCCCGATCGAGGTGACGGTCGAGGACGGTCGGGTGACCTGGCTTCAGGGCAACCCGCATGACAAGGCCCTCGGCACCAGCCTGTGCGCGAAGGGCGCGGCCGGGCTGTCCCTGGAGTTCGACGACCAGCGGCCGCAGACGCCGCTCATCCGCACGGGCCCGCGTGGCGGCGGCCAGTGGCGGCGGGCGTCCTGGGACGAGGCCCTCGACTACATCGCCGACAAGCTGAACGAGACGATCGAGGCCTTCGGTCCCTGTGGCATTGCGCTATCCGACCGCGGCGGTCCCTTCGTCGACCTGACCCGGACCTTCGTGCGTGCGCTCGGCTCGCCGAACTACTTCAACCACGACGCCGGCTGCACCGGCAACGCGCACAACGCGGCACGGTCGATCTACGGCTTCGGCCACGAGGGGCTCATCTTCGACCTGAAGAACACCAAGCACCTGGTCCTGTACGGCCGCAACGTCCTCGAGTCCCTCATGGTCAAAGAGGCCAAGGCCTTCATGGCTGCACTGGCGAACGGGATGCGCTGCACCTACATCGATCCGCGCGCCACCATCACCGCCAGCAAGGCCACCCGGTACTGGCAGGTCCGCCCGAACAGCGACTACGCGCTCAACCTCGCGCTCATCCACGAGATCCTGAAGCAGGGGGTGTACGACCAGGACTTCGTCGCCCGTTTCGTCTCCGGCATGGACTCCCTGCGCGAGGCGGTCCAGGACACGACCCCGGAGTGGCAGGAGGCCCACACCGGCCTCCCCGCCGAGCAGCTCCGTGGCTTTGTCGAAGAGATCGCCGCCGATGTGCCACGCGTGATCTTCCACCCGGGCTGGATGTCGGCGCGTCACAAGCAGTCGTTCTACGTCAGCCGCACGGCGCTGATCCTGAACGCGCTGATGGGCAACATCGAGATCCCGGGTGGCTTCGTCTTGGGTAAGTCACCCGAGCAGTACGGCCGCAAGGGCCTGAACCACTTGACCGACCGGGTGCCCGAGGTCGTCGAACCGCGGGTGGACGGTGCCGGCGCGGACCGCCCCCAGTGGGACCCGGCCATCGGCATGCTGCACCAGGCATTCGCCGCCATGGAGACGGGGCAGCCCTACGGCATCGGCGCCTACTTCGCCTACCGCCACGATCCTCTCACCGGCCTGCCCGACCCCGAGGCGACTCAGCGTGCGCTGGACAAGCTCACGCTGCTCGTCTCGATCGACGTGCGCTACTCGGAGACGGGCTGGTTCGCCGACGTCATCCTCCCCGAGTCGACCTACCTCGAGCGCGCCAACATCCTCGGCCAGATGAACGGCCCAGTGCCCGTGTTCACCATGCGGGACCAGGCGATCGCCCCGCGCTTCGACAGCCGCCCGGCCTGGTGGATCTTCCGCGAGATCCTGCGCCGGATGGGGGTCAAGGAGGCACTCGACTTCGAGACCATCGAGGAGCTGTGGAACTACCAGCTCGATGGCACCGGCGTGACGATCGCCCAGCTGCGCGAGACGGGGATCGTCGCCCTGGCGGACGCGCCGACCCTGACACCGCGCGACGAGCTCAGGTTCCCGACCCCCTCGGGGCGGATCGAGATCGACAGCGAGACCCTGACGGGCGCCGGGTTGGCCAGCCTGCCGCCGTACCAGCCCAAGGAGCCCCCCACCGACGACCGCTTCGTGCTGCTCTTCGCGAAGACGGCGACGCTGGCGCAGGGCCAATCCCTGAACAACCCGATCCTGCACGAGGTCGCCCCGGAGCAGGTGCTGTGGATCCACCCCGACCGGGCCAGGCCGCTCGGCATCCGCGACGGCGAGGAGGTGGAGGTCAACGGGGGCGGACGCTACGTCGGAAGGATCAAGGCCCGGGTGACTCCGTGGATCCATCCCGAGGCGGTGTTCATGCTGCACGGCTACGGCGCCACGGTGCCGCTCGCCACCCGCGCCCGCGGGTTCGGCGTGGCCGACCAGCGCCTGCAGCACGGCAAGCTCTACGACTTCGACCCGGCCGGTGGTGGCTGTGCCATGACCGAAACCATCGTCCAGGTCAAGCCCGCTGCGGCGGCAGGAGCCGACCGATGA
- a CDS encoding SMP-30/gluconolactonase/LRE family protein, which yields MAGEPDQDGGAVVCTTEQTQLGEGVRWDAGRDELLRVDILAGRVYRDRVTDDGALVSVRVYDLPWPVGMIAPVQGDDGWLLGAGRGFVHLAPDGTHRVIAAEVSPPATRMNDGASDPQGRFWGGALADDHHEGGGALYRLATDGRVEQVLGGMTIPNGIGWSPDGATMYLVDSGPRVVYAFAFDAERGSLSDRRVLLTVPEDVGAPDGMTVDAAGDLWVAIYGGGRVRRYSPAGALRQEFLVPAPQSTCCALAGPGLNRLYVTTATENYTDEQRRAEPAAGLVYRHATDATGQPAAAFIPDPVWWAALDR from the coding sequence ATGGCCGGCGAGCCTGACCAGGACGGCGGGGCCGTCGTCTGTACGACCGAGCAGACCCAGCTCGGCGAGGGAGTGCGGTGGGACGCCGGTCGGGACGAGCTACTGCGCGTGGACATCCTGGCCGGGCGGGTCTACCGCGACCGGGTCACCGACGACGGTGCGCTGGTCTCCGTGCGCGTCTACGACTTGCCGTGGCCGGTCGGGATGATCGCACCCGTCCAGGGCGACGACGGTTGGCTGCTCGGCGCCGGGCGGGGCTTCGTCCACCTGGCCCCCGACGGCACCCATCGGGTGATCGCTGCCGAGGTGTCACCCCCCGCGACCCGGATGAACGATGGCGCCAGCGACCCGCAGGGCCGGTTCTGGGGCGGGGCGCTGGCCGACGACCACCACGAGGGCGGCGGCGCGCTCTACCGGCTCGCCACCGACGGACGTGTCGAGCAGGTGCTCGGGGGTATGACGATCCCCAACGGCATCGGGTGGAGCCCTGACGGCGCCACGATGTACCTGGTGGACAGTGGCCCGCGGGTGGTCTACGCGTTCGCGTTCGACGCCGAACGGGGCTCCCTCTCCGACCGGAGGGTCCTGCTCACCGTGCCCGAGGACGTCGGTGCGCCGGACGGCATGACCGTGGACGCCGCGGGCGACCTGTGGGTGGCGATCTACGGCGGGGGACGGGTCCGGCGCTACTCACCGGCCGGGGCGCTGAGACAGGAGTTCCTCGTGCCTGCGCCGCAGAGCACCTGCTGTGCGCTCGCCGGCCCGGGGCTCAACCGGCTGTACGTCACCACAGCGACCGAGAACTACACCGACGAACAGCGCCGCGCCGAACCGGCCGCCGGGCTGGTCTACCGGCACGCCACCGACGCCACCGGCCAGCCCGCCGCTGCGTTCATCCCCGATCCCGTCTGGTGGGCCGCGCTCGACCGTTGA